The Terriglobales bacterium genome includes a region encoding these proteins:
- a CDS encoding radical SAM protein, translating into MKVCLISAPTANQFDHQAVGETDAARIMGELAPVGILSLAAVLEARGLQPEVVDLNRVYYDWRQKSNQNETDFCSFAGAYFAGRDFDFFGFSTVCSSYPLTLRIAAEVKRVHRTSVVVLGGPQASVVDVSTMRAFPSIDLVVRGEAEESLPALVDALAAGSSLAAIPGITFRRHEDGEIVRSPDAPLVLDLDALPFPAFHLFPDVRFCRHFPLELGRGCPFACTFCSTNDFFRRRFRLKTPAQMIADMRRVKQTYGINSFELVHDMFTVDRKRVVEFCEALLESKEEFTWGSSARTDCIDEELIALMARAGCRGIFFGIETGSSRMQKIIDKGLDLNDSAERVRSCDKFKINTAVSLMAGFPDETMNDLRDTAAFFVDSLRYDHADPQLSILAPLADTPIQKQHKDSLVLDDDVADMSYRGWRQEPQDHAMIADHPEIFSSFYSVPTPYLEHEFLKELRDFLLTGMRAFRRLLLGLHQDSGDVVDVFQQWQQWRAKHGVHFSNSDRTAYYAQSGFPADFIEFVRLHYIPAVSKAPLAISALAEYEAALLGRDHESDQEQVSDDIEDLISPDSRPQLLPGVNVIKVPADYQEIVRRLRQRSPLHDIPVRQVKLAIRRTATGPAEVRQLSPLSAELLGLCEGSLTVEEIAARFRQHKIEVSGIPADKLCLAGLEILRQQRLIGLA; encoded by the coding sequence ATGAAAGTTTGCCTCATCAGTGCGCCCACGGCCAACCAGTTCGATCACCAGGCCGTGGGGGAAACGGATGCAGCTCGCATTATGGGCGAGCTTGCACCTGTCGGCATCCTCAGCCTTGCTGCCGTGCTTGAAGCCAGGGGCTTGCAGCCGGAAGTTGTGGACCTCAATCGCGTTTACTACGATTGGCGGCAAAAATCGAACCAAAATGAAACTGATTTTTGCAGTTTTGCCGGAGCCTACTTCGCCGGGCGCGATTTTGATTTCTTTGGCTTCAGTACGGTTTGCAGCAGCTACCCGCTGACGCTTCGCATCGCCGCTGAGGTCAAGCGAGTGCATCGTACGTCAGTGGTCGTGCTGGGCGGCCCCCAGGCGTCCGTCGTGGATGTCTCCACCATGCGGGCATTTCCGTCGATTGATCTGGTTGTTCGCGGTGAAGCGGAGGAGAGCCTTCCTGCTCTTGTCGATGCGCTGGCCGCAGGCAGCTCTCTCGCAGCAATCCCAGGCATTACGTTTCGCCGGCATGAAGATGGAGAAATCGTGCGCAGCCCGGATGCGCCCCTGGTTCTCGACCTAGACGCGCTGCCATTTCCCGCTTTTCATCTCTTTCCCGACGTTCGTTTCTGCCGCCACTTTCCGCTGGAGTTAGGGCGCGGCTGTCCCTTTGCCTGCACGTTCTGTTCGACCAACGATTTTTTCCGTCGCCGCTTCCGGCTGAAGACGCCGGCGCAGATGATTGCCGATATGCGAAGGGTCAAGCAGACCTACGGCATCAACTCTTTTGAGCTGGTGCACGATATGTTCACGGTCGACCGCAAACGGGTAGTGGAGTTTTGTGAAGCCCTGCTGGAGAGCAAGGAAGAGTTCACCTGGGGCTCGAGCGCGCGCACGGACTGTATTGACGAAGAGCTGATCGCGCTCATGGCCAGAGCAGGCTGCCGCGGTATTTTCTTTGGCATTGAAACCGGCTCGTCGCGAATGCAGAAGATCATTGACAAGGGCCTTGACTTGAACGATTCGGCGGAGCGGGTCCGTTCCTGCGACAAGTTCAAAATCAATACAGCGGTTTCATTGATGGCCGGCTTTCCCGACGAAACCATGAACGACCTGCGCGATACGGCAGCATTCTTTGTGGATTCACTGCGTTATGACCACGCTGATCCTCAACTCAGCATCCTGGCGCCGCTGGCGGATACTCCCATCCAGAAGCAGCACAAAGACTCGCTGGTCCTGGATGACGATGTGGCCGATATGTCTTATCGCGGATGGCGGCAGGAGCCTCAAGATCATGCGATGATTGCTGACCATCCGGAAATTTTTTCCAGCTTTTACTCTGTTCCCACGCCATACCTCGAACACGAATTCCTCAAGGAGTTACGCGACTTTCTTCTGACCGGCATGAGAGCATTTCGCCGGCTTCTCCTGGGACTCCATCAGGACAGCGGCGACGTAGTGGACGTGTTTCAACAATGGCAGCAATGGCGGGCAAAACACGGAGTACATTTTTCCAACAGCGATCGCACCGCCTACTACGCGCAAAGCGGCTTTCCAGCAGACTTCATCGAGTTTGTCAGGCTGCACTACATCCCTGCTGTGAGCAAGGCGCCGCTTGCGATTAGCGCGCTGGCGGAATACGAAGCCGCATTGCTTGGCCGCGATCATGAATCGGATCAAGAGCAAGTCTCCGACGACATTGAAGATCTGATTTCTCCGGACAGCCGTCCCCAGTTGCTTCCGGGAGTAAACGTCATCAAGGTTCCGGCCGATTATCAGGAGATTGTTCGGCGGCTCCGGCAGAGAAGCCCGTTGCATGACATACCCGTCAGGCAAGTGAAACTCGCAATTCGCAGAACTGCGACGGGGCCGGCGGAAGTTCGCCAGCTCTCGCCGCTCTCGGCCGAATTGCTTGGCCTTTGTGAAGGCAGCTTAACCGTAGAAGAGATTGCAGCCCGATTCCGGCAACATAAGATAGAAGTCTCGGGCATTCCGGCCGACAAGCTATGTTTAGCGGGGCTCGAGATACTGCGCCAGCAGCGCCTCATAGGCCTGGCGTAA
- a CDS encoding sulfotransferase, which produces MSTTFDNLFSGAFVQSDNLAEWTPISLRWERSGPVVDWRRMNARRFVEPLFDQTIHKHQQEMPCANLTTPAETLLTHTVPARPPTGFIFHASRCGSTLVAQMLASLPQNIVLSEPAIVNQVLYPKSSDSPVTEADQAHLLRAVIGALGRPRHGDEQQCFIKFSSSAIAKMPLIRRVFPDVPWIFLYREPLEIVGSYVRFAADRLPPGIADTGLVEGDPAELAEMRPEEFWARVLAARFSEALKFYQPGQTLLMNYAQLPEAALGPMLEFLSAACSPEDVEHMRKAALWNAKEPSKKFHNDSNQKRHAVPMSAHALVERLVLPLYLSLESIRTARPSRTEPKFT; this is translated from the coding sequence TTGTCCACCACGTTCGATAATCTGTTTTCAGGAGCTTTCGTGCAGTCGGACAACCTCGCCGAATGGACGCCAATTTCGCTCCGATGGGAACGCTCTGGACCCGTGGTCGACTGGCGCCGGATGAACGCGCGCCGCTTTGTTGAGCCGCTCTTTGACCAGACCATTCATAAACACCAGCAAGAAATGCCTTGCGCAAACCTTACAACACCTGCCGAAACGCTGTTGACTCACACGGTGCCGGCGCGGCCGCCGACAGGTTTTATCTTTCATGCCTCCCGCTGTGGTTCCACGCTGGTAGCGCAGATGCTGGCATCTCTGCCGCAGAATATCGTGCTGTCGGAGCCTGCGATTGTCAATCAGGTGCTTTATCCCAAGTCCAGCGACAGTCCGGTCACGGAGGCAGATCAGGCGCATCTGCTCCGAGCCGTCATTGGGGCCCTGGGCCGTCCCCGCCATGGGGATGAGCAGCAATGTTTCATTAAATTCTCAAGCAGTGCCATCGCGAAGATGCCCCTCATCCGTCGTGTCTTCCCTGACGTGCCCTGGATATTTTTGTACCGGGAACCACTGGAAATCGTGGGATCTTATGTTCGTTTCGCCGCCGACCGCTTGCCGCCGGGGATTGCCGATACCGGTCTGGTGGAAGGTGATCCCGCGGAACTGGCCGAGATGCGCCCCGAAGAGTTCTGGGCGCGCGTGCTGGCGGCACGGTTCTCAGAAGCACTCAAGTTCTACCAGCCGGGCCAGACCCTATTGATGAATTATGCGCAGCTCCCCGAAGCTGCTTTAGGGCCAATGCTTGAGTTCTTATCCGCTGCCTGCTCGCCGGAGGATGTTGAGCATATGCGCAAAGCGGCTCTATGGAATGCCAAAGAGCCTTCTAAAAAGTTCCACAACGACAGCAATCAAAAACGCCACGCCGTGCCTATGAGCGCACACGCGCTAGTGGAGCGGCTCGTCCTGCCGCTTTACCTGAGCCTGGAATCCATTAGGACAGCCAGACCCTCGCGAACAGAACCAAAATTTACGTAA
- the cysC gene encoding adenylyl-sulfate kinase: MSMGLDRFRHASEFSKGHDVMGSGTRSHYTGFYRPGLKPRGLAVWFTGLSGSGKTTVCTAVFAELLARGIKVEMLDGDAVRKQLNRDLGFSKEDRDENIRRIGFVTELLSAHEVVVLVAAISPYRAVRDEIRRNIGNFLEVYMNAPLSVCEARDPKGLYKRARAGEIRGFTGIDDPYEEPLAPEVVCYTARETVKESTDKVIAAILEIAARPES, encoded by the coding sequence ATGTCGATGGGACTTGACCGGTTCAGGCATGCATCTGAATTCTCCAAAGGTCACGATGTGATGGGTTCCGGCACACGATCTCACTACACAGGATTTTATCGTCCCGGACTGAAGCCCCGCGGGTTGGCCGTATGGTTCACGGGCTTGAGTGGTTCCGGTAAGACTACAGTCTGCACTGCGGTATTTGCGGAACTATTGGCGCGCGGTATCAAGGTTGAGATGTTAGATGGCGATGCTGTGCGGAAACAACTGAACCGGGACCTAGGCTTCAGTAAAGAGGATAGAGACGAGAATATTCGCAGGATCGGATTTGTTACGGAGCTCCTGAGTGCTCATGAGGTCGTGGTGTTGGTTGCAGCGATTTCGCCGTATCGCGCCGTGCGCGATGAAATAAGGCGGAACATCGGTAATTTTTTAGAGGTGTATATGAATGCCCCGCTCAGCGTATGCGAAGCACGCGACCCAAAAGGTCTGTACAAGCGGGCCCGTGCCGGCGAGATCCGGGGGTTTACCGGAATTGACGATCCCTACGAGGAACCGCTAGCGCCCGAAGTCGTATGCTATACGGCGCGCGAAACAGTCAAAGAGTCCACCGATAAGGTAATCGCGGCAATTCTGGAGATTGCAGCTCGCCCGGAATCATGA
- a CDS encoding NlpC/P60 family protein: MEGCSRTATTIAVAIFGISMLGLSTLGWAQKPYQGHISDMESTDSKTNSLTATTSSSKTGSSTTAISTSTASRETHGHLLTQHEGLALAKLALTEPEDPDDQPDCSHLVHQIFQAEGFDYPYVPSFTLYDGVPEFQRVSTPQPGDLIVWQGHVGIVIDPLEHSFYSSVGSGFQTEQYDSDYWRGRGPSRFYRYLVGAPTDVATLRKPPQWQAPKTLNENAENDNQDPANNAIASAGSLRRVATNVGDRDSVKPFQVPESIPIPSAQAKPTSESVSEAISELTNASGGVLRMDGTTSSSVVIFDQLRIEKMEIKRDKGWAEVRVDYRVELNQGQLKNQRHSEKRRWELRRTRDGWMVMKPADRTYVPADVAEQVISERLYKLTKKSSDKNRGEQANLARLLDAVFN; this comes from the coding sequence ATGGAGGGATGTTCCAGAACCGCAACCACGATTGCCGTTGCCATTTTCGGCATCAGCATGCTCGGCCTTAGTACGCTCGGCTGGGCGCAGAAGCCATATCAGGGCCACATCTCCGATATGGAGAGCACTGACAGCAAAACCAACTCTTTAACAGCAACAACTTCTTCCAGCAAAACCGGCTCTTCGACAACGGCTATTTCGACGTCAACTGCAAGCCGCGAAACGCACGGGCATTTGCTTACCCAGCATGAAGGCCTCGCGCTCGCAAAGCTGGCTTTGACCGAACCCGAGGACCCAGATGACCAGCCGGACTGCTCGCATCTGGTTCATCAGATTTTCCAGGCAGAAGGGTTCGATTATCCTTACGTTCCTTCGTTCACGCTCTACGATGGGGTCCCCGAATTTCAACGAGTTTCGACTCCACAGCCGGGAGATTTGATTGTGTGGCAGGGGCACGTTGGGATAGTGATTGATCCTTTGGAACATTCGTTTTACAGCTCGGTGGGGTCGGGCTTCCAAACCGAGCAATACGACAGCGATTACTGGCGCGGACGCGGACCGTCACGCTTTTATCGCTATCTGGTGGGAGCCCCGACTGATGTTGCCACACTGCGAAAACCGCCGCAATGGCAGGCACCAAAAACCCTAAATGAAAACGCAGAGAACGATAACCAGGATCCGGCGAACAACGCGATCGCGTCAGCAGGAAGTCTACGCCGTGTGGCAACTAATGTGGGCGATCGTGATTCGGTAAAGCCTTTTCAGGTTCCAGAAAGCATTCCTATCCCTTCGGCTCAGGCCAAGCCAACTTCGGAAAGTGTGAGCGAAGCCATTTCAGAGTTGACCAACGCCTCGGGAGGCGTTTTGCGGATGGACGGCACAACGTCTTCCTCCGTGGTGATCTTTGACCAGCTTCGAATTGAAAAGATGGAAATCAAGCGCGACAAAGGCTGGGCAGAGGTCCGCGTTGACTACCGCGTGGAATTGAATCAAGGACAATTGAAAAACCAGCGCCACTCGGAGAAGCGGCGCTGGGAGCTACGACGAACACGAGACGGATGGATGGTCATGAAACCCGCGGACCGCACTTACGTGCCCGCCGATGTTGCAGAGCAAGTCATCAGCGAGCGCCTCTACAAGCTGACCAAGAAGAGCTCAGATAAAAATCGCGGCGAACAGGCCAACCTGGCACGGTTGCTGGATGCGGTATTCAATTGA
- a CDS encoding VWA domain-containing protein, which translates to MRKLSAVSLFLVCLVFLLSADSRPQAPAEAGQAASPQPAQTGNQTAPSPSQGPAPASPESSKKAPPAAVQTMQPGTAYESATVLRVTTRLVVLDVVATDSHGHAVLGLEPTDFTVLEDGKPQNVRAFGFQHPVAADPKSATPALPANVFTNIPRFQLSSSLNVILLDALNTPLTNQSYVRQKMLHYIETMPTDSPTAVYTLGQKLRMVQDFTTDPNILKEVVKKTGSQPSALLDNPADGSETVLYPPGYFDNLPEQAQAAIQSFEAERTSFQTDLRVRYTLEALQSIAHSLAGYPGRKNLIWISEAFPLSINPDSTVSSNPEFGAMRSYGDDLAKTAEMLTDAQIAIYPVDARGLVGFTTFSAASGGTDRFGRNIQLGNALSQESTGLFAAHGAMDLLAERTGGKAYYNRNDLDGAIRDGLSDGSTYYMLGYYPDNKEWNGKFRKVQVKMGHSGVKLRYRLGYYATDPKAYVNENPAQRARELGNALSLDHPVSTALFFDARVTPPSEQTQNKVSIFYAIDVHALMVEHSDDGSEHADVECVVQAYNEKGKPVNANGNVMKATMNSENFKKTMQTGFPCRTEIALPEGSYLLRLGVRDSRSGLIGTANAKVNVPKLAETKKAQ; encoded by the coding sequence TTGCGCAAGTTATCAGCAGTAAGTTTGTTTCTCGTTTGCCTGGTCTTTCTGTTGAGTGCAGATTCTCGTCCGCAGGCGCCCGCTGAAGCTGGTCAGGCTGCTTCACCACAGCCGGCGCAAACCGGGAATCAAACGGCTCCCTCGCCATCCCAAGGGCCAGCACCTGCCTCGCCGGAATCTTCTAAGAAGGCCCCACCCGCGGCGGTGCAAACCATGCAGCCCGGGACCGCCTACGAATCTGCAACGGTTCTCAGAGTAACCACACGCCTGGTCGTGCTCGATGTCGTGGCGACAGATTCGCACGGCCACGCTGTCCTCGGTCTCGAACCCACTGACTTCACCGTGCTGGAAGACGGCAAGCCGCAGAATGTCCGGGCCTTTGGATTTCAACATCCTGTTGCGGCTGATCCCAAGTCAGCAACGCCGGCTCTGCCCGCGAATGTTTTTACGAATATTCCACGCTTTCAACTCTCCAGCTCACTGAATGTAATCCTGCTGGATGCGCTGAACACTCCGCTTACCAATCAGTCCTATGTACGGCAGAAGATGCTGCACTACATCGAAACCATGCCCACGGATTCACCCACGGCGGTTTATACCCTGGGACAGAAACTGCGCATGGTGCAAGACTTCACCACCGACCCTAATATCCTTAAAGAGGTGGTCAAGAAGACAGGCAGCCAGCCTTCGGCGCTGTTAGATAACCCTGCGGATGGAAGCGAAACGGTGCTCTATCCTCCAGGTTACTTCGATAACCTCCCGGAGCAGGCGCAGGCAGCGATCCAGAGCTTCGAGGCAGAGCGAACCAGCTTCCAAACCGACCTACGCGTCCGCTATACCCTGGAGGCGTTGCAATCCATCGCCCACTCGCTCGCCGGATATCCGGGAAGAAAAAACCTTATATGGATCTCGGAGGCATTCCCGCTTTCCATCAATCCTGACTCCACTGTTTCTTCCAATCCAGAATTTGGGGCTATGCGGAGTTATGGAGACGACCTCGCTAAAACTGCTGAGATGCTGACCGACGCCCAAATAGCAATCTACCCGGTTGATGCGCGCGGACTCGTGGGTTTTACCACCTTCTCCGCGGCCAGCGGCGGCACCGACCGGTTTGGCCGCAACATTCAGCTAGGAAATGCGCTCTCCCAGGAATCTACCGGCCTTTTCGCGGCACACGGAGCTATGGATCTGCTGGCGGAACGCACCGGAGGCAAAGCCTACTACAACCGCAACGACCTTGACGGAGCAATTCGCGATGGTCTCAGTGACGGCTCGACCTACTACATGCTGGGATATTATCCCGACAACAAGGAGTGGAACGGAAAGTTTCGCAAAGTGCAGGTCAAGATGGGCCACTCGGGTGTCAAGCTGCGCTATCGTTTGGGATATTACGCCACGGATCCGAAAGCTTACGTCAATGAAAATCCGGCGCAGCGTGCTCGTGAACTTGGCAATGCCCTGAGCCTGGACCATCCCGTTTCGACAGCTCTGTTCTTCGATGCCCGGGTAACGCCACCCTCGGAGCAGACTCAAAACAAGGTCAGCATTTTCTACGCTATTGATGTACATGCTCTCATGGTCGAACATAGCGATGACGGCTCAGAGCATGCCGATGTGGAATGCGTCGTACAGGCTTACAACGAAAAAGGTAAACCCGTGAATGCCAATGGCAACGTGATGAAGGCCACTATGAACTCCGAAAATTTCAAGAAGACCATGCAAACCGGGTTTCCCTGCAGGACCGAAATTGCATTGCCGGAAGGAAGCTACCTGCTTCGGCTCGGGGTCCGCGACAGCCGCAGTGGGTTGATCGGCACGGCGAATGCGAAAGTCAATGTGCCCAAGCTCGCGGAAACTAAAAAGGCGCAATAA
- a CDS encoding TfoX/Sxy family protein, producing the protein MAAMQWRKSPQHLIETFEAVVPSAPTVLRKMFGYPAAFVNGNMFMGLFQEDMFLRLSDADRSELLLVKDARIFEPMPGRPMGEYVAVPPVLLASQEKLRPWVAKALQYGVALKPKAGKPKPGKPTPKKTARPAARKKKR; encoded by the coding sequence ATGGCTGCCATGCAATGGCGTAAATCACCCCAGCACCTGATTGAAACGTTCGAGGCAGTTGTGCCCTCGGCTCCCACCGTGCTCCGCAAGATGTTCGGATATCCTGCAGCCTTCGTGAATGGAAATATGTTCATGGGGCTTTTTCAGGAAGATATGTTTCTGCGCCTCTCCGATGCCGATCGCTCCGAACTGCTGCTGGTCAAAGATGCCAGGATCTTCGAGCCTATGCCGGGGCGTCCCATGGGTGAATATGTTGCCGTCCCTCCCGTGCTGCTTGCCAGCCAGGAAAAGCTTCGGCCCTGGGTGGCAAAAGCATTGCAGTATGGCGTGGCGTTAAAACCAAAGGCGGGCAAACCAAAGCCAGGAAAACCCACGCCCAAAAAAACGGCACGGCCTGCAGCCAGAAAGAAAAAACGCTAA
- a CDS encoding VWA domain-containing protein, translated as MRKLSAIRLTFLSLIFALCASSYQQAQDQPNSSAAAQSSSANSPQSSSSQSSSSKPQPGTVQSGEPATGLESATVLKVTTRLVVLEVVATDAHGHAVLDLVPKDFTVLEEGKEQKVSAFGFQHPVPTDPKFKLPALPPHVFTNIPQFPPASSLNVIVLDALNTTLPNQAYVRDKMLHYLQTMPANQPMAVYTLGQKLRMVQDFTTDPSILKDAVNKVGLRSSPVLDNPGGGPEAKIFPPGYLETQQGITPDMIQAVQDFEAERTSFQTDLRVHYTLDALLAIAHSLAGYQCRKNLIWVTEAFPLSITPRSNISSPNMTFAGTRSYENEITKTAQVLTDSQIAIYPVDARGLMGSDYFNAANDGTDKFGRSLSTGPRMQNALSDASMQLVEAHSAMDSLAEETGGKAYYNRNDIDGAIRDSLNDGSTYYTLGYYPENKDWNGKFRKLKVKVDREGIRLRYRPGYYAADPKENANQASKLRELELNDALNLDHPNSTGLFFRADVWASSEKTSSQVIFNYGIDPHAVVFERGNDGLEHASVDCLVQAYSEKGKLVNSASNTVQSSLKPETYKNVLQSAFPCKNQIELPAGSYLLRLAVRDNRSGLIGTTTGKIALPFAPPQLIRRQ; from the coding sequence TTGCGCAAATTATCGGCAATTCGTCTGACGTTCCTAAGCTTGATTTTCGCGTTGTGCGCCAGCTCTTACCAGCAAGCACAAGACCAGCCAAATTCTTCCGCAGCGGCTCAGTCTTCATCGGCCAACTCGCCGCAGTCTTCATCTTCGCAGTCTTCATCTTCAAAGCCGCAGCCTGGGACTGTGCAGTCAGGAGAGCCCGCAACCGGTCTGGAGTCGGCAACGGTCCTGAAGGTGACTACCCGCCTTGTCGTGCTCGAGGTCGTGGCAACGGACGCGCACGGACATGCGGTCCTCGATCTTGTGCCCAAAGACTTCACCGTGCTGGAAGAGGGCAAAGAGCAAAAGGTCAGCGCATTCGGTTTTCAGCATCCGGTGCCAACTGATCCTAAGTTCAAACTTCCGGCACTGCCGCCGCATGTGTTCACCAACATCCCGCAATTTCCACCGGCGAGTTCCCTCAACGTAATTGTGCTGGACGCGCTGAATACCACACTGCCCAACCAGGCCTACGTGCGGGACAAGATGCTGCACTATCTGCAAACCATGCCCGCCAATCAACCTATGGCTGTCTACACATTGGGACAGAAACTCCGGATGGTGCAGGACTTCACAACCGACCCCAGTATCCTTAAAGACGCCGTCAACAAAGTGGGCTTGCGCTCTTCCCCAGTGCTCGACAACCCAGGAGGTGGGCCGGAAGCGAAGATCTTTCCTCCTGGCTACCTTGAGACGCAACAGGGGATAACGCCGGATATGATACAGGCCGTGCAGGACTTTGAAGCAGAGCGGACCAGCTTCCAGACCGACTTGCGGGTTCACTACACCCTGGATGCGTTGCTGGCAATTGCCCACTCGCTGGCCGGATATCAATGCAGAAAGAACCTCATCTGGGTCACAGAAGCGTTCCCACTCTCCATAACTCCCAGGAGCAACATCTCATCACCCAACATGACATTTGCGGGCACACGGAGTTATGAAAATGAGATTACAAAAACTGCGCAGGTACTTACCGACTCGCAAATCGCTATCTATCCGGTGGATGCGCGCGGCCTTATGGGCTCCGATTATTTCAATGCTGCTAATGACGGTACCGACAAGTTTGGCAGGTCACTTTCAACCGGGCCACGCATGCAGAATGCATTGTCAGACGCTTCAATGCAACTTGTTGAGGCGCACAGCGCCATGGATTCGCTTGCTGAAGAGACCGGCGGCAAAGCCTACTACAATCGCAATGACATTGATGGAGCAATTCGCGACAGCTTGAACGATGGTTCAACCTATTACACGCTGGGATATTACCCCGAGAACAAAGACTGGAATGGAAAGTTCCGTAAGTTAAAGGTCAAGGTTGACCGTGAAGGAATCAGGCTGCGGTACCGTCCGGGATATTATGCGGCCGATCCAAAAGAGAATGCCAATCAGGCTTCTAAACTGCGTGAGCTCGAGCTTAATGATGCGCTGAACCTCGATCATCCAAATTCGACGGGTTTGTTCTTCCGGGCCGATGTGTGGGCGTCTTCAGAAAAAACTTCAAGCCAGGTCATCTTTAATTACGGAATTGATCCGCACGCCGTTGTGTTTGAACGCGGAAACGATGGATTGGAACATGCCAGCGTGGATTGCCTGGTGCAGGCATACAGCGAAAAGGGCAAGCTGGTGAACTCCGCCAGTAATACCGTGCAGTCCTCTTTGAAGCCCGAGACGTATAAGAACGTCCTGCAATCGGCCTTCCCTTGCAAAAATCAAATCGAACTACCCGCTGGAAGTTACCTGCTGCGGCTTGCCGTCCGCGACAATCGCAGCGGGCTGATTGGCACCACAACGGGCAAGATCGCCTTGCCGTTCGCCCCTCCGCAACTAATTCGACGCCAGTAG
- a CDS encoding ethanolamine ammonia-lyase subunit EutB, with amino-acid sequence MSLSQTIRGVTYNFDGLKDVLAKASPARSGDELAGICAASAEERVAARFVLADLPLNRFLNEAIIPYESDEVTRLIVDTHDASAFAAIASLTVGEFRDWLLSDEATGEVLAALAPGVTPEMAAAVSKLMLAQDLVAVARKIRVVTRFRTTVGLAGRLSTRLQPNHPTDDPVGIAASMVDGLMLGSGDAVIGINPVSDNVTTVVTLLRLIDHAREKYAIPTQSCVLAHITTQMEALRQGAPVDLVFQSIGGTEATNTSFGINLALLDEAHQAARELHRGTIGDNVMYFETGQGSALSAGAHHGCDQQTLEARAYAVARRYRPMLVNTVVGFIGPEYLYDGKQIIRAGLEDHFCGKLLGLPMGCDVCYTNHAEADQDDMDTLLTLLGVAGVNYIMGVPGADDIMLNYQSTSFHDALYLRSVLGLRPAPEFEAWLASGESQHLTVQALLPAGATQAVP; translated from the coding sequence ATGTCTTTAAGTCAGACCATTCGCGGGGTTACTTACAACTTCGACGGCCTCAAAGATGTGCTGGCGAAGGCCTCACCTGCGCGCTCCGGAGACGAACTGGCAGGCATCTGTGCTGCGAGCGCCGAGGAGCGGGTGGCTGCCCGGTTTGTGCTCGCAGATCTGCCGCTCAACCGCTTTCTCAACGAAGCCATCATCCCTTACGAATCCGACGAGGTCACGCGGCTGATCGTGGATACGCATGACGCCAGCGCCTTCGCCGCGATTGCGTCGTTGACGGTAGGCGAGTTTCGCGACTGGTTGCTGAGTGATGAAGCTACCGGCGAGGTGCTGGCTGCACTCGCTCCCGGAGTGACCCCGGAAATGGCGGCAGCGGTATCCAAACTGATGCTGGCGCAGGACCTGGTTGCCGTGGCTCGCAAGATTCGCGTGGTCACGCGCTTCCGCACGACCGTCGGTCTTGCCGGAAGACTTTCAACCCGCTTGCAACCGAACCATCCTACAGATGACCCTGTGGGAATTGCCGCTTCCATGGTTGATGGACTCATGCTCGGCTCTGGTGATGCCGTCATCGGAATTAATCCTGTCAGCGACAATGTGACCACGGTCGTAACCTTGCTGCGGTTGATCGATCACGCCCGGGAAAAATATGCGATCCCCACACAGAGTTGTGTGCTCGCCCACATCACAACCCAGATGGAAGCGTTGCGCCAGGGCGCACCGGTTGATCTGGTCTTTCAATCCATCGGCGGAACCGAAGCGACCAACACCTCGTTCGGCATCAATCTTGCTTTGCTCGATGAAGCTCATCAGGCAGCCCGCGAATTGCATCGCGGCACAATCGGCGACAACGTTATGTATTTCGAAACCGGCCAGGGCAGCGCCCTCTCTGCTGGAGCGCATCACGGCTGCGACCAGCAGACGCTGGAAGCGCGCGCCTATGCAGTTGCTCGCCGCTATCGGCCGATGCTGGTCAATACCGTAGTCGGCTTCATCGGGCCGGAGTATCTCTACGACGGTAAGCAGATCATACGCGCCGGACTTGAAGACCACTTCTGTGGCAAATTGCTGGGGTTGCCGATGGGCTGCGACGTTTGCTACACCAACCACGCCGAAGCCGATCAGGATGATATGGATACGCTGCTCACGCTATTGGGTGTAGCTGGAGTGAATTACATTATGGGTGTGCCTGGGGCCGACGACATCATGCTCAACTACCAGAGCACATCTTTCCACGATGCGCTCTATCTGCGCTCCGTCTTAGGACTGCGACCTGCGCCCGAATTTGAAGCATGGCTGGCGAGCGGGGAATCACAGCACCTCACGGTACAAGCGCTGCTCCCGGCCGGCGCTACGCAAGCCGTGCCATGA